The following coding sequences are from one Helicoverpa zea isolate HzStark_Cry1AcR chromosome 4, ilHelZeax1.1, whole genome shotgun sequence window:
- the LOC124630121 gene encoding 3-oxoacyl-[acyl-carrier-protein] reductase FabG-like isoform X1: protein MNFDFSGKVVLVTGASAGIGESTALLFAALGAKLSLVGRNEGKLRAVAAACHKLRGLQPLPIVADLGTDEGVQKTAKETLDHFGRLDVLVNNAAVGCRTTIQQLDMKAFDEVFRIDVRGVYHLTGLLVPALIESKGNIVNISSIAATMVSIGSLPYPMAKAALDHFTRNVALELAPKGVRVNSVSPGVTVSEFVTRVTNQSEEQYREWLAQMSKNVPMGEPCLGDDIAKMVVHIASEHSRLVTGAIIEVDGGLRFRGIGNALTDQ, encoded by the exons atGAATTTCGACTTCAGCGGCAAAGTGGTGCTAGTGACGGGAGCGAGCGCCGGCATCGGCGAGTCGACGGCGCTGCTGTTCGCCGCGCTGGGCGCGAAGCTGTCGCTCGTGGGCAGGAATGAAGGCAAGCTGCGCGCCGTGGCGGCCGCGTGCCACAAGCTGCGGGGGCTACAGCCGCTGCCCATCGTCGCAGACCTCGGCACCGACGAGGGCGTCCAGAAGACCGCCAAGGAAACACTCGACCATTTTGGAAG ACTGGATGTTCTTGTGAACAACGCAGCTGTAGGCTGCAGGACTACAATCCAACAACTGGACATGAAGGCCTTCGACGAGGTGTTCAGGATAGACGTGCGCGGCGTGTACCATCTCACCGGGCTGCTGGTGCCCGCCCTCATAGAGTCTAAGGGAAACATCGTCAACATCTCCAGCATAGCCGCGACGATGGTCTCTATTGGCAGCTTGCCTTACCCCATGGCAAAG GCTGCACTTGACCATTTCACACGTAACGTAGCGTTAGAGCTCGCTCCCAAAGGTGTCAGAGTAAACTCCGTTAGTCCAGGAGTTACT GTATCGGAATTCGTGACTCGAGTGACGAATCAATCGGAGGAGCAGTACCGCGAGTGGCTGGCGCAGATGAGCAAAAACGTGCCCATGGGCGAGCCGTGCCTGGGAGACGACATCGCTAAGATGGTGGTGCACATCGCCAGCGAGCACAGCCGCCTCGTCACCGGCGCCATTATCGAGGTGGATGGCGGACTCCGGTTCCGCGGCATCGGCAATGCCCTCACAGACCAATAA
- the LOC124630121 gene encoding 3-oxoacyl-[acyl-carrier-protein] reductase FabG-like isoform X2: MNFDFSGKVVLVTGASAGIGESTALLFAALGAKLSLVGRNEGKLRAVAAACHKLRGLQPLPIVADLGTDEGVQKTAKETLDHFGRLDVLVNNAAVGCRTTIQQLDMKAFDEVFRIDVRGVYHLTGLLVPALIESKGNIVNISSIAATMVSIGSLPYPMAKAALDHFTRNVALELAPKGVRVNSVSPGVTVSEFVTRVTNQSEEQYREWLAQMSKNVPMGEPCLGDDIAKMVVHIASEHSRLVTGAIIALTDQ; encoded by the exons atGAATTTCGACTTCAGCGGCAAAGTGGTGCTAGTGACGGGAGCGAGCGCCGGCATCGGCGAGTCGACGGCGCTGCTGTTCGCCGCGCTGGGCGCGAAGCTGTCGCTCGTGGGCAGGAATGAAGGCAAGCTGCGCGCCGTGGCGGCCGCGTGCCACAAGCTGCGGGGGCTACAGCCGCTGCCCATCGTCGCAGACCTCGGCACCGACGAGGGCGTCCAGAAGACCGCCAAGGAAACACTCGACCATTTTGGAAG ACTGGATGTTCTTGTGAACAACGCAGCTGTAGGCTGCAGGACTACAATCCAACAACTGGACATGAAGGCCTTCGACGAGGTGTTCAGGATAGACGTGCGCGGCGTGTACCATCTCACCGGGCTGCTGGTGCCCGCCCTCATAGAGTCTAAGGGAAACATCGTCAACATCTCCAGCATAGCCGCGACGATGGTCTCTATTGGCAGCTTGCCTTACCCCATGGCAAAG GCTGCACTTGACCATTTCACACGTAACGTAGCGTTAGAGCTCGCTCCCAAAGGTGTCAGAGTAAACTCCGTTAGTCCAGGAGTTACT GTATCGGAATTCGTGACTCGAGTGACGAATCAATCGGAGGAGCAGTACCGCGAGTGGCTGGCGCAGATGAGCAAAAACGTGCCCATGGGCGAGCCGTGCCTGGGAGACGACATCGCTAAGATGGTGGTGCACATCGCCAGCGAGCACAGCCGCCTCGTCACCGGCGCCATTATC GCCCTCACAGACCAATAA